In Chelmon rostratus isolate fCheRos1 chromosome 20, fCheRos1.pri, whole genome shotgun sequence, a single window of DNA contains:
- the cmbl gene encoding carboxymethylenebutenolidase homolog yields MANEAKPCPCDIGDRMDYGGLGQEVQIEHIKAYVVKPSSASDKAIIVIQDIYGWQLPNTRYMADMLAANGYIAVCPDFFAGKEPWSPSHDWSKFQEWLEDKKPSNINKEVDAALRFLKEQCGAKHIGAVGFCWGGAATHYLALQYPEVKAGVSVYGIIREREDRYELKSPTLFIFGEKDEVIPLDQVSVLETKLKEKCTVGYQVKIFPGQTHGFVHRKREDINPADKPSIQEARTDMLKWLNKCM; encoded by the exons ATGGCAAATGAAGCCAAGCCATGCCCCTGTGATATTGGTGATCGGATGGACTATGGGGGGCTAGGCCAGGAGGTCCAGATCGAACACATCAAAGCTTATGTAGTGAAACCATCCTCTGCATCTGACAAGGCCATCATTGTCATACAAGACATCTATGGGTGGCAGCTTCCCAACACCAGATACATGGCTGACATGCTGGCTGCCAATGGATACAT TGCTGTCTGTCCAGACTTCTTTGCTGGAAAGGAGCCGTGGAGTCCATCACATGACTGGTCCAAATTTCAGGAGTGGCTGGAGGACAAAAAGCCATCAAACATAAACAA GGAGGTGGATGCAGCGCTGAGGTTCCTGAAGGAGCAGTGCGGGGCCAAACACATTGGAGCAGTGGGCTTCTGCTGGGGAGGGGCTGCCACGCATTACCTTGCACTGCAGTATCCAGAGGTCAAAGCTGGAGTGTCAGTCTATG GGATCATCCGTGAAAGAGAGGACAGGTATGAGCTGAAGAGTCCAACGCTGTTCATCTTTGGGGAGAAAGATGAGGTTATCCCACTCGACCAG GTGAGTGTCCTTGAAACAAAGCTGAAGGAGAAATGCACAGTGGGTTACCAGGTGAAGATCTTTCCCGGTCAGACTCACGGGTTTGTCCACCGCAAAAGAGAGGACATCAACCCCGCAGACAAACCCAGCATCCAGGAAGCCAGGACAGACATGCTCAAGTGGCTCAACAAGTGCATGTAA
- the cct5 gene encoding T-complex protein 1 subunit epsilon gives MSALGTLAFDEYGRPFIIIKDQDKKTRLSGIDALKSHIMAAKAVASTLKTSLGPNGLDKMMVDRDGEVTVTNDGATILSMMDVDHQIAKLMVELSKSQDDEIGDGTTGVVVLAGALLEQAEQLLDRGIHPIRISDGYDQAARIAIEQLDKIAETLPCDPNNTEPLIETAMTTLGSKIINRCHRQMAEIAVNAILTVADMERKDVDFELIKMEGKVGGKLEDTQLIKGVIVDKEFSHPQMPKVLKDVKIAILTCPFEPPKPKTKHKLDVTSVEDYKALQKYEKEKFEEMIQQVKSNGANLAICQWGFDDEANHLLLQNELPAVRWVGGPEIELIAIATGGRIVPRFCELTPEKLGTAGVVKEISFGTTKDHMLVIQDCKNTRAVTIFIRGGNKMIIDEAKRALHDALCVIRNLVKDNRVVYGGGASEIACALAVNQAADKCPSLEQYAMRSFADALEVIPMALAENSGLNPIQTMTEVRAKQVRETNPFLGIDCLHNNTNDMKQQHVVETLIGKKQQILLATQVVKMILKIDDIRSPGESED, from the exons ATGTCCGCTTTGGGGACACTGGCGTTCGATGAGTATGGGAGGCCTTTCATCATCATTAAAGATCAGGACAAGAAGACACGGTTATCGGGCATTGACGCCTTGAAG tctCATATTATGGCTGCCAAGGCAGTTGCGTCAACGTTGAAAACATCGCTGGGACCTAATG GTCTTGACAAGATGATGGTTGACAGGGATGGAGAGGTGACTGTCACCAACGATGGAGCCACTATTCTCAGTATGATGGATGTGGACCACCAGATTGCTAAGCTTATGGTGGAACTCTCCAAATCCCAGGATGATGAGATTGGTGATGGAACTACTGGAGTTGTTG TGCTGGCTGGGGCTCTGCTTGAGCaggctgagcagctgctggaccGTGGAATCCACCCCATCAGGATCTCCGATGGTTATGATCAGGCTGCACGCATTGCCATCGAGCAGCTGGACAAAATTGCAGAAACCTTACCCTGCGATCCTAACAACACAGAACCGCTCATTGAGACGGCCATGACAACACTGGGATCCAAAAT TATCAACCGGTGCCACAGACAGATGGCAGAGATTGCAGTGAATGCCATCCTCACTGTGGCCGACATGGAGAGGAAGGATGTGGACTTTGAGCTCATCAAGATGGAGGGCAAAGTGGGAGGCAAGCTGGAGGACACACAGCTCATCAAGGGAGTCATAGTTGACAAGGAGTTCAGCCACCCTCAGATGCCCAAG GTTCTGAAAGATGTTAAAATTGCTATCCTTACCTGCCCGTTTGAGCCCCCTAAGCCCAAGACCAAGCATAAGTTGGATGTGACCTCTGTGGAGGACTATAAAGCCCTTCAGAAATATGAAAAGGAGAAGTTTGAGGAAATGATCCAACAG gTCAAAAGCAATGGTGCTAACTTGGCTATCTGCCAGTGGGGCTTTGACGATGAAGCCAACCACCTTCTGCTGCAGAATGAGCTGCCGGCTGTGCGCTGGGTGGGGGGGCCTGAGATTGAG ttgaTTGCCATAGCCACAGGAGGCCGCATTGTGCCACGATTTTGTGAATTGACACCAGAGAAACTTGGCACAGCCGGTGTGGTGAAGGAGATCTCCTTTGGCACTACGAAGGATCACATGTTGGTCATCCAGGATTGCAAAAACACAAGGGCTGTGACCATTTTCATCCGTGGAGGCAACAAAATG ATCATTGACGAGGCCAAGCGTGCTCTCCATGATGCTCTGTGTGTAATTCGCAATCTGGTCAAAGACAACCGTGTCGTGTATGGAGGAGGAGCTTCAGAGATTGCATGTGCTCTGGCTGTCAACCAGGCTGCAGATAAG TGCCCATCATTGGAGCAGTATGCCATGAGGTCTTTTGCTGATGCTCTGGAGGTTATCCCAATGGCACTGGCTGAGAACAGTGGACTGAACCCTATCCAGACCATGACAGAGGTCAGGGCcaaacaggtcagagagacCAACCCCTTCCTTGGCATCGACTGTCTGCACAACAACACCAATG ACATGAAGCAGCAACATGTGGTCGAGACCCTGATCGGCAAGAAGCAGCAGATCTTGCTGGCCACTCAGGTGGTCAAGATGATCCTGAAGATTGACGACATCCGAAGCCCGGGAGAAAGCGAGGACTGA